The DNA sequence CACATTCACTTTTTCCGACTCGGCGTTCAGGAACACGAGGAAGTGAGTCTCGGAAATCTCCAGTTGGAGGATCGCCTCGTCGACAAACATGGGTTTGACCGCAAACTTCTCCGTGTGCACGAGCCGCGCGCTCCCTTCGTCTTCGTGAAGGTCGTGCGTCAACACCTGCTCGACGACGTGGAACAGCTCGGCCTTGCGCGGCCGATGGCGCTGCATCCTCGTCTTATATTTCCGCATCTGGCGCGTGGCCTTGTCCACCACGCTATCGATGGAGGCATACAGGTCCTCGCTCACCCCCCGCGCCTCGATGGTGAGATGGTTGCCGCACTGGAGCACGAGTTCGGCGATGTGCCGGAACTTGTCGACCTCCAAAATGTAATGCGCGCTCAGGACCCGCGGGAAGTCGATCCCGATGTGGTCCAGTTTCTTCGCCGAGTACTCGCGAATCGACGGCGTGATTTCGATGTGTCGACCGGTCACTGTCATTTCCATAAAACGTCCTCCAGCTTGCGGCGGCCCGACCGGCTACATGCTGAAATCAGGCCCCAGGTAAATCTCCCGACTGTGCGGGTCATTGATCAAAAAATCGCTGGTGCCCTCGCGCACCACCTTGCCGTGAACGATCAGGTACGCGCGGTC is a window from the Verrucomicrobiia bacterium genome containing:
- the raiA gene encoding ribosome-associated translation inhibitor RaiA; the protein is MEMTVTGRHIEITPSIREYSAKKLDHIGIDFPRVLSAHYILEVDKFRHIAELVLQCGNHLTIEARGVSEDLYASIDSVVDKATRQMRKYKTRMQRHRPRKAELFHVVEQVLTHDLHEDEGSARLVHTEKFAVKPMFVDEAILQLEISETHFLVFLNAESEKVNVVYRRKNGDFGLIEPTLT